The DNA segment CCCTGGACCCCGCCAGGCAGCCGGCCCTGCTCGACCATATCGGGCACGACATCATCACCAGCGACGGCACCACGTTGCTCGGCAGCGACGATAAAGCCGGCGTCGCCATCCTCATGCAGCTCGCCGAAGACCTCCTGGCCGACACAACCTCGCCCCGGCCGCCCCTCCGCCTCTGTTTTACGGTCGACGAAGAGATCGGGCGTGGCGTGGACAGGCTCGATCGCACGCGATTCGACGCCGAGGTGGCCTATACGATCGACGGCAGCGGCATGTACACCGTATTCGCCGAGACATTCAACGCTGTCGAAGCGACGGTCCGCGTAGCCGGCCGCGGCGTCCATCCGGGGTACGCAAAAGGCATCATGGTCAATGCGTCGCGCATTTTGTGTGACATGATGGCTGCGCTCCCCTCGGCCGAAACGCCCGAACATACCGACGGACGCGAAGGCTACATCCACCTGCACGGGTTGCATGCCGGCGATGTCGAGGCGGCCTCGGCCCATCTCATCCTGCGAGACTTCTCCGACGACGGCATGGCGCGGCGCCGGCGGCTGATCGAACACCTCGTCAACCAGTACCGCATCCAGTATCCCACCGCCCGCATCGAACTCGAACTCCGCGAACAGTACAAAAACATGCGCGCGTACATCGACGCAAGTGACCCCCGAGCCGTCCACCTGGCATTTACCGCCGCCGAACGCGCCGGCATGCCGCTGCGCGAAGAAGTGGTCCGTGGCGGGACGGACGGCGCGCGGCTGTCTGAGCAGGGCCTTCCGACGCCGAATCTCTTTAATGGAGGGCACGATTACCACAGTTGTTTTGAGTGGAATACGGTCCAGAATCTGGTCGAATCCCTGCGTTATCTCGTCGTGTTGCTCGGCGTATGGACCGAAGCGCCCCGGCTCTCGCCGGCCCGCACGCCGGCCGAAGCCGGGGCGGCGACCTGAGTTGTTTGTCCACCGAGACTTTGTTTTCCCACCCGCATGCCGAACGTAAGGAAATAGAAGTACGGCGGCGATGGCAACTCTTTTCCCAACACTACCGTTATAGCCACCGGTTACAGACTTTTTTATCCACTCCATCATCCCGTACACCGCAGGCGCGACGGCCATACGCTGAGTATATTCTCCTATCCATTCCTGGCCCGGGCGCGTGGTGCGATGCCATGCATTTTTATAATTTCTCTAAAGATAGCCAGCGAGGTCGGATCGGTGGCATTCTCCGCAATATCCTGTTTGTCGTCGTCGTTCTCGCCTACCTTGGCGCCCTTTTCCTTGTCATCCAGTTTTTCAGCTGATGCGCCGCGGAAACCAGGCCATCCAACGGCAGGCTCGTGCGTTTGCATTTGAGCGCGTGCCGGGATACTTTCGTTATTACATACGGCTATCAGCTCCTGAAGCGTAGGGCTAGAAGCCACTTCGGAGTTTTCCCCCCATGCTGATCTACGGACATCCGCCGGGCCGGCAAGCCCGCACGCGCCAGCGCCAGCGACGCCGTCAGAAACGGTTGCGGGAGTTTCGTACCCTTTTCGCCGCACTCGGGCTAGTGCTGACAACGGCCCTGATGTATCTGGGCACCCTCGGATTGTTATTCTTGCTGGCGAAGTGTTCGTAAGCCGCGTGGTACGTGCGGCGTGTGTCTCGAATAGCTGCAATTAAATCTGTCATGGCCAACGCCGATCGCCGTTCCAGTTCCCCCCCTCGCCCCCTCGGCCGGGTCCGGTCGCGCCTACTGCTCGCGTCGTTCTTCGCGATCACGGTTATCCTGGCCATTATCGCGGCCAAGGCCATCATCAACGACTCCCAGAATCCGGTCCTCCAGCAACGCATCGAAGAGATGCGCGTGCGAAAAAACCAGAACTCGCTCTTTGCGCCGGCCGATTCGAGCGACGTACCCGCCGCCGCCACTCCAGACTCCCTTGCTCCCGATTCCGCCGCTCCCTCTCCCTCGGCCACGCTCTAGGCCTTGCACCAGGCACGAGCCTGCCCGATCATGCGCGCCGTACTCCTGATCTGCTCTATAGGCCTCGTCATCCTGCTTGTCCGATCCGGCCCCTGGCTGTCGGAAAAGCTGGCCATCTACGAAGATCGCACCGCATTGGAGGACAGCCTGGACGCGTTCATCCGGCACGAGTTGGCCGACAAAGGCATCCCCGGTCTCTCCCTCAGCCTCGTCTCCGGCCAGCGAGTCGTGCTCGAACGGGGGTATGGATTTGCGGATCCAGACGCCCGGACGCCGGCGACTCCCTTTACCGTCTATAGGGTAGGCGCCGTTTCGCAGGCCTTCACGACCGTCGCCGTCCTCGAGCGCCAGGAGCGCGGCTTGCTCAACCTCGATGCACCCATCGAAACCTACCTGGCGGAATTTCGGCCCCTTAATCCCTTCGGCCATCCGATTACCTTAAGGCAGATACTCTCGCACCAATCGGGATTGCCGCGTGAGTCCCCGATAGGGCATTATTTTGATCCCACCGAGCCGACACTCCATGCCACGGTCGCCAGCCTCAACGCGACGTCGCTCGTATACCCGCCCGAGACCTTTACCAAGTACTCCAATGCGGCGTTCGCCGTCGCCGGCTTCGTCATCGAACGCGTCCAGCAAAAACCCTTCGAGCAACACCTGCGCGCCGTGCTGGACCGGATGGATCTGCGACGGACCAGCTTCACGCCGCGATTCGACCTGCGCGGCAAACTGGCGCAAGGATTTCAATGGACCTATGACGGCCGCGCCGTTTCAGCGCCCCTCTTCGAACCGGGCGCTGCGCCGGCCCTCAGTCTGTACACCACCGCCAACGACCTCGGCCGCTTTTTGACCGTGCTGTTTGCCGATGGCAAAAGTCCGTACGGCGCTATCCTCTCGCCGGCGGCCATCGAGGCGATGTGGACGCGACCGCCGGCAACGGCGCGCCAGCAAACCCCGTACGGCCTCGGATTCGTCGTCTCGTCGTTCGGAGCCGAGCGTCGGATGGACATCGAGGACAGCTTCCACGGCTATACGGCCCGGCTGGATATTCTTCCGGACAGCAAGATGGGCATCGCCCTGACGGCCAACATGGCGAACACAAACGCGGTTCTTGAGCGCATCGCCAGCTATGCGTTTGCCCTGCTTCGAGCCGAGCAGGCCGGCGCGCCACTGCCGGCCGCGCCCGTTACACGGCGCGTGCACCCTGCTCTCCGCGATCGATTCGGAGGACACTACGCGGGGCCCGCCGGCGAAGTGACGATCTCTGAAATGGCCGGCGAGTTATACGTTTGCCAGGACATCCGACGTACCCGGCTCCGCCAGTCCATCACCGGAGACTCTCTCTGGACCGATGATCGGCATGCACATGGATCGATTGTTTCGTTGCTCCCAAACGGCGCCCTCCAATTG comes from the Rhodothermales bacterium genome and includes:
- the pepT gene encoding tripeptide aminopeptidase PepT — encoded protein: LDPARQPALLDHIGHDIITSDGTTLLGSDDKAGVAILMQLAEDLLADTTSPRPPLRLCFTVDEEIGRGVDRLDRTRFDAEVAYTIDGSGMYTVFAETFNAVEATVRVAGRGVHPGYAKGIMVNASRILCDMMAALPSAETPEHTDGREGYIHLHGLHAGDVEAASAHLILRDFSDDGMARRRRLIEHLVNQYRIQYPTARIELELREQYKNMRAYIDASDPRAVHLAFTAAERAGMPLREEVVRGGTDGARLSEQGLPTPNLFNGGHDYHSCFEWNTVQNLVESLRYLVVLLGVWTEAPRLSPARTPAEAGAAT
- a CDS encoding serine hydrolase, whose translation is MRAVLLICSIGLVILLVRSGPWLSEKLAIYEDRTALEDSLDAFIRHELADKGIPGLSLSLVSGQRVVLERGYGFADPDARTPATPFTVYRVGAVSQAFTTVAVLERQERGLLNLDAPIETYLAEFRPLNPFGHPITLRQILSHQSGLPRESPIGHYFDPTEPTLHATVASLNATSLVYPPETFTKYSNAAFAVAGFVIERVQQKPFEQHLRAVLDRMDLRRTSFTPRFDLRGKLAQGFQWTYDGRAVSAPLFEPGAAPALSLYTTANDLGRFLTVLFADGKSPYGAILSPAAIEAMWTRPPATARQQTPYGLGFVVSSFGAERRMDIEDSFHGYTARLDILPDSKMGIALTANMANTNAVLERIASYAFALLRAEQAGAPLPAAPVTRRVHPALRDRFGGHYAGPAGEVTISEMAGELYVCQDIRRTRLRQSITGDSLWTDDRHAHGSIVSLLPNGALQLAGDTYTRRDPPRPVLHNADLVSYVGVYKNDVHDLFILEREGQLFTLLDWIRYFPLAPDDAASFTFPDEGMFGGETVSFVRDAAGKVVAVTLANMTFERAPDPVYPIAATPLPVPQSLDRLIQEARTASPPVDAANMKPPELVDIAIVDPLLNLDIRYAHNDNILGQAIYEEPRALLQKPVSDALFRVQAAVRRDGYGLIIFDAYQPWHLSRVLWQAAPDSLKHFFAEPSVGSSQNRACAVALNLYDLDSGSPMAMPTEVGALTPEASASYPITDNQLRWNRDFLRTVMEAEGFAVHPYTWWMFEHTGCAGYPILNESFSSIGPFMHVAAPTPPQNAFTLDP